One stretch of Girardinichthys multiradiatus isolate DD_20200921_A chromosome 2, DD_fGirMul_XY1, whole genome shotgun sequence DNA includes these proteins:
- the si:dkey-30c15.10 gene encoding anillin isoform X9, whose amino-acid sequence MEAEEENGSNITLKRQREPLSDTEDNVVSAAGIKDGLKRRRLEAAGQENQSPELASSRLLAEFQPKPDTPIIPSVRSRVQLLTQRNDGLRSLSDPGNEGPSVPNRGVREHLLGEEEFNQRMDRFKTPVSQANATQTPSPASTCPRTRSGFVCGIQQKLQCTTTPSSKQASIIRQERELELNQLPFQSVIENAWLKWCSSDSSINQQVPGDAEMKDGSFTEILTSVAKTPSGNLMDAGSECHDDTNTAETIEKMFEEVLEYAEKVEEEGRVEEDGEDHDSGIACSGGKNSVDLEREKNETEEEPREEECDEDELLTFPQSGILSPLSKSVEAVVTPLRLAAAQESNPPSLLLTPQETSTLSPESAPLYSIDAYRTQRQSKLPTIQSVTPAVQRRAPEPKAPVNIIKRITALNEEAGKLQTVINQTLQALSCCTDEEHGRGSLEEAEAEKLLLVSCEKRSALLAEVARLREERNLQSEEAAKEDTDYVSQQACRGTVSITNIQLPLKVEFVCSSHNRAGRPSHYFFVLIRYGPCNIIATPLATAADAQNGDTISFPTAVTLKDIRSSFEIDVEVYSLCPTSGTSCSSDRTSTKSRVTPRKLLNTITKSSNVFTCAAPAALNTRRSSNFSLVGSHKITLASLGCSKFPLDKMKLDGKIRRLLGDEFQEKVPFLSPLEGHIYLKLDSEGHSDVQHQGFLTMFTLISGFGVWNRRYFVLEECNMYYWNNPNDRETKEAEGSISLPRSPSQCVRPVKRDSCARPFTFELANASQQDDQNQEAPSKCWFSADTKQERLDWMEKLNQALLDFHTWNCPRAENQASSSGNLRESIL is encoded by the exons ATGGAAGCTGAGGAGGAAAATGGTAGCAATATCACCTTAAAGAGGCAGAGGGAACCTCTGTCAGACACAGAAGACAATGTCGTCTCTGCAGCAG GTATAAAAGATGGACTGAAGAGACGGCGTCTGGAAGCAGCTGGTCAGGAGAACCAGAGTCCTGAGCTGGCCTCATCTAGACTTCTAGCTGAGTTCCAGCCAAAACCGGACACACCGATAATCCCGTCAGTCCGTTCCCGAGTCCAGCTGCTCACCCAGAGAAACGATG GCCTGCGTTCTCTCTCGGATCCGGGAAATGAAGGCCCATCGGTTCCCAACAGGGGTGTCAGAGAGCATCTTCTCG GTGAGGAAGAATTTAATCAACGGATGGACCGCTTTAAGACACCGGTCTCTCAGGCTAACGCCACCCAAACGCCGAGTCCTGCCAGCACCTGCCCACGGACCCGCTCCGGTTTTGTGTGTGGCATTCAGCAGAAACTACAGTGCACAACAACACCCAGCTCCAAGCAGGCTTCCATTATACGCCAG gaACGGGAACTGGAGTTAAACCAGTTGCCTTTCCAGTCAGTCATCGAGAACGCCTGGCTGAAATGGTGCAGCTCTGATTCCTCAATTAATCAG CAGGTTCCTGGAGATGCTGAGATGAAAGATGGGAGTTTTACTGAAATTTTGACATCTGTTGCAAAGACACCTTCTGGGAATTTGATGG ATGCTGGATCCGAATGTCATGATGACACCAACACGGCTGAAACTATTGAGAAGATGTTTGAGGAGGTGCTTGAATATGCTGAAAAGGTAGAAGAAGAGGGGCGAGTTGAGGAAGACGGAGAAGATCATGATAGTGGTATCGCTTGTTCTGGGGGCAAAAACAGCGTGGACTTGGAGAGGGAGAAAAATGAAACGGAGGAAGAGCCCAGAGAAGAGGAATGTGATGAAGATGAGCTTCTTACTTTTCCTCAAAGCGGCATCCTCTCTCCTCTCAGCAAGTCTGTTGAAGCTGTGGTTACCCCACTG cgaCTGGCAGCAGCCCAAGAGTCAAATCCTCCATCTTTGCTCCTGACCCCACAAGAGACCAGCACCCTATCTCCTGAATCTGCTCCTCTGTACAG CATCGATGCATACCGCACACAAAGGCAAAGCAAGCTGCCAACCATTCAGAGTGTGACTCCTGCGGTTCAGAGACGCGCTCCAGAGCCTAAAGCGCCCGTCAACATCATAAAGAGAATAACA GCTCTGAATGAAGAGGCTGGGAAGCTGCAGACTGTGATCAACCAGACGCTGCAGGCTCTGAGCTGCTGCACTGATGAGGAGCATGGTCGAGGCTCGCTGGAGGAGGCTGAAGCTGAGAAGCTTCTGCTTGTGTCCT gTGAGAAACGCTCTGCTCTGCTGGCAGAGGTGGCCAGACTGCGGGAGGAGAGGAACCTTCAGTCTGAAGAGGCTGCAAAGGAGGACACGGACTACGTTTCCCAGCAGGCCTGCAGAGGAACCGTTAGCATCACCAACATCCAGCTGCCTCTGAAGGTGGAATTTGTCTGCTCATCACACAACCGTGCAG GACGGCCGAGCCACTACTTCTTTGTCCTGATCCGCTACGGGCCCTGCAACATCATCGCCACGCCGCTGGCCACAGCTGCTGACGCTCAGAATGGAGACACCATCTCCTTCCCGACTGCAGTCACACT AAAGGATATTCGCTCATCTTTTGAGATTGATGTTGAAGTCTACAGCCTG tGTCCTACTTCAGGAACCAGCTGCAGCTCGGATCGGACCAGCACCAAGTCTCGT GTCACACCAAGGAAGCTTCTGAATACCATTACA AAGTCCAGCAACGTGTTCACAT GCGCCGCTCCCGCTGCTCTCAACACTCGCCGCTCCAGTAACTTTTCTCTGGTGGGTTCCCACAAGATCACCTTGGCTTCTCTGGGATGCAGCAAATTCCCTCTCGATAAG ATGAAACTTGACGGCAAAATCAGGAGGCTGCTGGGAGATGAATTTCAGGAAAAG GTGCCATTTCTCTCACCACTAGAGGGCCACATCTACCTGAAACTGGACAGCGAGGGCCACTCTGATGTCCAGCACCAAGGCTTCCTG ACAATGTTTACGTTGATCAGTGGGTTCGGGGTGTGGAATCGGCGATATTTTGTTCTGGAGGAATGCAACATGTACTACTGGAACAACCCAAACGACAGGGAGACCAAG GAAGCAGAAGGCAGCATCTCTCTGCCCAGGTCTCCCAGTCAGTGTGTCAGGCCTGTTAAGAGAGATTCATGTGCTCGACCTTTTACCTTTGAGCTGGCGAACGCCTCTCAGCAGGACGACCAGAACCAGGAAGCACCGTCCAA GTGTTGGTTCTCAGCCGACACCAAGCAGGAGAGATTGGACTGGATGGAGAAGCTCAACCAAGCCCTGCTGGACTTCCACACATGGAACTGTCCCCGGGCAGAGAACCAGGCGTCCAGCAGCGGGAACCTGAGGGAGAGCATCCTGTAA